TGCAATACCATCAGCAATTGAATAGGTAAATGGCATAAATACAATAGTTAAAAAGGCTGGAACAGCTTCAGTAATATCATCCCAATCGATATGAGTGATACCTTGAATCATCAACACACCAATGAACAATAAAGCTGGCGCTGTTGCAAAACCTGGTACAGATTGAGCAAGAGGTGCTAAAAATAAACAGCAGATAAATAAGACAGCAACCACAACAGCAGTTAAACCAGTACGTCCACCCGCTGCTACACCTGAAGCTGATTCAATATATGGCGTAGTTGAAGATGTACCTAATGCAGCACCAGCAACAATTGCAGTAGAGTCTGCAAATAATGCTTTCTTCAAACGAGGTAATTTACCGTCTTGTAAAAGACCCGCCCGGTGTGAAACACCAACTAAAGTACCCGTACTGTCAAATAAATCGACAATAAAGAATACAAAGATGACGCCGACCATACTTGCTGTAAATAGACCTTTAAAGTCCATTTGCATGAACGTTGGTGCAATTGAAGGGATTTGACCCACTACACCTTTAAATTCGTTTAGACCTAAAGCAGTAGCAATGCCTGTAACGACTAAAATACTAATAATGATTGCACCGCGAATCTTCAACTGGTGTAAAACTACAATCATTAAAAATCCGAAAAGCGCTAACAATACTGTAGGTTGTTTGATATCGCCCAAACCAACTAATGTCGCTTGGTTATCAACAATGATTCCAGCATTTTTTAGTGCAATCAGTGCCAGGAATAAACCAATACCCCCACCGATTGCAAACTTAAGTGACATCGGAATCGCATTGACAATCGCTTCACGAATTTTAAAGAAGCTAATTGCAAGAAAAACAAGGCCTGAAACAAAAACAGCCGCTAAAGCTGTTTGCCATGGCACGCCCATCCCCATACAAACCGAGTAGGTAAAGTAAGCGTTTAAACCCATACCAGGGGCCAGTGCGATTGGATAATTTGCAATGATCCCCATTACTAAACATCCGATTGCTGCTGCCAAACAGGTCGCAACGAATACGGCACCATGATCCATGCCGGTTTCAGATAAAATGAGTGGATTGACAATAATGATGTAACACATCGTTAGGAATGTAGTTACACCAGCAAGAACTTCAGTTCGGAAAGTGGTTTTATTGTCGCTTAACTTAAATAAACGCTCTAACCAGCCTGCCGAAGAATTGGGCGCCGCCATAAGTAGCCTCTATGCAAAATCTGAACTGTGGAATATTTACTTCTATGTAGGTCGCTGAACAATATTGTTTTTCTGTTCAGCCCTATAAACAAGAATCTCAAACTTATGAAGCAACAAATATGCCACTCATTTGGTTTCTAGTTCTTACATAGGAAATAGCCACAGCCCCTCTTGAAACACAAAAAAGCTGCA
This genomic stretch from Acinetobacter oleivorans DR1 harbors:
- a CDS encoding NCS2 family permease, encoding MAAPNSSAGWLERLFKLSDNKTTFRTEVLAGVTTFLTMCYIIIVNPLILSETGMDHGAVFVATCLAAAIGCLVMGIIANYPIALAPGMGLNAYFTYSVCMGMGVPWQTALAAVFVSGLVFLAISFFKIREAIVNAIPMSLKFAIGGGIGLFLALIALKNAGIIVDNQATLVGLGDIKQPTVLLALFGFLMIVVLHQLKIRGAIIISILVVTGIATALGLNEFKGVVGQIPSIAPTFMQMDFKGLFTASMVGVIFVFFIVDLFDSTGTLVGVSHRAGLLQDGKLPRLKKALFADSTAIVAGAALGTSSTTPYIESASGVAAGGRTGLTAVVVAVLFICCLFLAPLAQSVPGFATAPALLFIGVLMIQGITHIDWDDITEAVPAFLTIVFMPFTYSIADGIAMGFISYALVKLFTGKAKTVPYMVWIIAALWVFKFIAFGG